A genomic window from Silene latifolia isolate original U9 population chromosome Y, ASM4854445v1, whole genome shotgun sequence includes:
- the LOC141631620 gene encoding uncharacterized protein LOC141631620 has translation MSRWTLMLSEFDLKYVPLKLIKGRAVADFLADNSIEETEFVDTWSFPDKDVVHVENDVCDLYFDGASNYMGYRVGILLISPTGEHVPMSIKLDFNVTNNAAEYEACLPGLHSALDLVVEKLFVHGDSSLAINQVGGSWKIKSQSLALYQTRIEELEKYFEDIRYVHLPREENQFADALSKLAAMINIPDHIDSMPICVERRSSPAYVNAIDDAEEGETEPWYKAILKFKET, from the coding sequence ATGTCGAGATGGACTCTCATGCTatcagagtttgatctcaagtatgtacctttgaaattGATCAAGGGCagggcagttgccgatttcctcgCCGACAATTCAATCGAAGAAACAGAATTCGttgacacttggtcatttcccgacaaAGACGTGGTTCACGTAGAGAATGACGTATGCGATttgtatttcgatggagcatcgaactacaTGGGATATAGAGTGGGCATTCTTCTTATCTCGCCAACAGGTGAACACGTGCCCATGTCCATCAAGCTGGATTTCAATGTCACgaacaacgccgctgaatatgaagcatgtttgCCTGGTTTACACAGTGCTCTTGACTTGGTTGTGGAGAAGTTGTTTGTACATGGAGACTCGTCCCTTGCGATTAATCAAGTGGGTGGGTCGTGGAAAATTAAGAGCCAAAGTTTGGCCCTATATCAAACCAGAATCGAAGAATTGGAAAAGTACTTCGAGGATATTCGATATGTTCACCTCCCGAGAgaggaaaatcagtttgcagatgcATTGTCCAAGCTAGCCGCCATGATCAACATTCCCGACCACATAGACagtatgccaatatgtgtcgaacgaagatcgtcaCCTGCCTATGTGAATGCAATCGATGATGCCGAGGAAGGTGAAACCGAACCCTGGTACAAAGCCATTTTGAAATTCAAGGAAACATGA